Within Vicia villosa cultivar HV-30 ecotype Madison, WI linkage group LG1, Vvil1.0, whole genome shotgun sequence, the genomic segment CAAATTTACCCCTGTATAAAtagtaaaaattacaaaaattttcACTTTTTCACTCATTTTCACGGTTACACAGCGTTTGAGAAGAGGGAATTTTTTTGAGCCAAAACCGGATAACCCAGCCTCGTCAGTTCCGGTTCACATTTCatttaaaaagtaagtttttcaaaaaaatttctcaGCCGGATAACCCAGCTATGGGGTTTCCGGTTCTGTTCGTTTTCTTCCGTTACCAGCCGGATAACCCAATGATGGGGTTTCCGGTTCCTTTTTTCTCAGCCGGATAACCCAACAATGGGGTTTCCGGTTCTTCTTGCCCTCAGCCGGATAACCCACCCTTGGGGTATCCGGTTCctatttttttttagttattttttttttgtttttaatatcatatattatttttaataacattttatttaattgttaactattttattttttattttttagtggtTCGAAGAAGAGGAGGTGCGATCGCCGGAATGCGTCAAAGAGGAAGACAACGTCGAGAGGCTGATGGCGAGGGACAGCAGGGAGCTGCTCCTGAGGTTGGTCCGCAGCATCCGGCATTTCCCGGAGGACCTACTGATACATCTTTATTGGTTAGATATCAGAGGCACGTTGCCTGTCATTTATGGTTGGGCGAGGTAcgtaaatattttcttaaatgtttttttaaattacatgtacttatatattaacatatattacaaattattttcagGAGAGACGACCAAAGCCGACCTTAAAGGTTGCTGCACATGGCAGCAAATTAATAGGATGGGTTCCGGCAATGCTCCCAAGGCAGATGGAAAATTGGTTAGTTGCATCTGGCCTATCATCTTTGCAGCATACTAGTTTGGCCAGGGTAGATACGCATCTCTTATCTGCTTTTGTTGAGAGATGGCATCCTGAAACATCGTCATTTCATATGCCGTTCGGCGAGATGACCATCACGCTAGACGATGTTTCTTGTCTTCTTCATGTACCGATTAGGGGCCAGCTGGTTGACCCCGATGTTGTTGTCACCGATTATGATGCTATCCATCTAGCTGTTGAGTTGTTTGGTGTTTCGCTGAGTGATGCAACTACAGAGGCTTCTGCTGTAAGGGGTCCTTACTATAAAATGGATTGGTTGAAGCAAGTTTTTGAGCAACAAAGAGCTGCGAATAACTTTACAGGCGCTATGAGAGCATACATGATGTTGCTATTAGGTTGTACCATTCTTGCCGACAAGACTTTTACTCTTGTCGAGGCAAAATATCTTCCACTTTTGAGAGATTTGGATACTTGTGGAAGCTATTGCTGGGGGGCAGCTGCACTGGTTACTCTGTACAGATACTTAGGGGATGCCTCATTTTATTCATGCAAGCAGCTTGGCAGTTATGCCTCTCTTCTTCAGGTTTAAAATTttacttattatttaattatacttaatatctaatattttagtttaatttagtttattataatttagtttaatttataatAGTAACTTTTACTTTTGTTTCAGTGTTGGATTCATGAGTACTTTCCAACTGTTGGAAAGAGAGGTACTTCTGAGTTATGTGGCATTGATAGTCCGATGGCTAGGGCGATGAAATGGGAATATAGGCAGGGGACGCAAAAAGTGGCTGACATCCGAGCTGTGTTAGATCAGTTGACTCCTCACGATATTGTCTGGCGCCCTTTTGAGGATCATCGGGTGCACCGTCCTTTTGATGATATCTGTTTGTATCGGGGTGGTTTGAAGTGGTTTGGTACTGTAGTTCTATATTTACCTGACAGATGCTTGCGTCAGTTTGGATACAGACAGTACATACCGACTGCTCCTTCTAATGTAGACATACTTGATGTGGATGTTGAGTGGGCTACATATATGCAGAGTGTGTTGCAGGTGACCCGATCCCACGATGATCCCCCAGCTGCTTTTGCCACCATGCCATACGAGACAGACGATGATTATTTGCCGTGGTATTATACGGTGTCACATCCTCGTTTGAGAGCACCACAGGATGATGAGCCGATGGAGGTACCAGTGCCTGTCTATGACGAAGGACCGTCAGACCCGAGATTATCATATATATCTCATGAGCTTCATCATTACTTACAGCGTCATCAGGCTGTTCCTGAAGACGAACAGTTTCTGGAGATATTTAGAGCACTCAGACTTGCACAGGGCGGACCATTACATAGGGAAGGTCCAATTACTTATGACAATGAGTCTGATTGATGTCacattttatgtttatatttatgttttagtTTGAGACTTATGTATTGTTATGAGACTTGTAGACGTCTGTATTATTATAAGACTTATAGTTTGAGATTAACTATTTATAATCCATTTGTCAACATATTAAAATCCAATAGCATAAAATCATACTAAATAGTACCAATGTtttaatatcataaaatcaaaCTAAATAATATCAATGTTGTAATATCATAAAATCAATCTAAGCTGACATATTTTGGCAGTATAGGCATAAGCCGTTACCAATGTTGTAACCGCCCGGCAAATCCTTCCATCCAAGAAGTCGCATCTTTTGTGCGATATTTCTTTCATTCATTTGTGACAGGTGGAAACGGGAATCCTTCATTCATGTTTACCTgcacataaaataaatatcagAAAAAGTCAAATAGTGATTGAATGTACCAAAATTGTGTTACTAATTACCTGAACCCAATGATTTCCATTGACAAATCCGATGCAGTAAATGGATGCATTAGGTGAATGTGCACTCGTCATAGGAAAGTAACTCAAACTAGGGTGACCTAAAGAGACGAGAACAACGTTATACCGATTAGCTATTACATAGCCTAACTCAGGTAACGTCATCCATTTATTTGGTGGTTGTTGTCCTAAAGTTTCTATCACCAACGATGATCTCACTGTTGGAAGGCGTTCACCAAATAAATCCTCATACAACTTGCTTCTAGGACCTATAATTTCTTTCTCCAAATCCCGACGAACCATTGACCATCCATTTGTGCCATAACCATGCAAAGATGCAATGGCTCTAAACCCACAATTTCCATCATCTCTTAcatcaacaatgtcatcaataaatGGTCTGATGTAATCTGGAAATTGTACAATGTATTTATCAAATTCTCTATTTTTTGAGGTTTGGGATAGTTGTGAATATAACctctttgaagatttttgagaaCTCAAATGTGCTTGATCAACATACTCATATCCTGAAGGATCACGATAAACATCATATCCCACAGGTCTCTTCCCTTTTTTCTTAACCCCttctttggttttaattttttcagGCGGTGGACACATCTTTGTTGTAGTTGGATAAGCAATCTCACACACTCTGCTTTTTAATGCTCTTTTTCCGACAACATCTAATGACCTCCACATTTTCCAAATTTCATCGATTGCATTTGTCATGTCtatttctgatccatcatctgcaTCTATATCTTAATTTCCTTCCATACTTAGTTTCCTCCAATGAATATGAATAGCCTCAATTGGTATCGCATCACCACTCAATGTATATCTCCCTAACTCACAAGCACATGGTAACCCATATACTTTTCTATGAGTACATCCGCACTTTTGCGTATCGGTACCCACCATGTCAATCCTCAACCACTCTTCAGCAATCTGCCTCAATGCAGCTCTTGATACTGAACCACGCAAATTTGAATAAAAAGGACTAGTATGTGCATGCTCAACTTCATAAAAACTCTTCTAAAATGAAGCTCTAATGTTGTCCACTTGTATCTTGATATTGTCATTCATAGCCTCCCAACATTTGCATAAATCACCTAAGCTATTCTCTAACATTTGCTTAAGTTTCCAATGCGCAGACTCCAccctttaaataaaacaaaacaactaattatctgtaatattaatataaagaaaCAATGTCGATAAAATCACATAAACATACCTATTTGTTGTGGTGTTGCCCAAATGTAACACTTGATTGATCCATGCTTCGACAAATCGATGTCTGTGCGGTGTCAACCATGTGTCATTCATATAATCAATAAAACCTTTGGAGTCAACACATGCATCCTCAAGTTGTTTCAACCGTTGATGGTACTTCATCTCATCACTAGCCTTTATCAGTTCAAACCACATTTTCTCCACTGTTTCTCGCATATCATCCACAACATGTTCCTTACACTTTAATTTCACGTTTTTGTTGATGTGAAATCGACAAAGCAAATTAGTTGTCTTTGGAAATACTGTTTCAATGGCTTTCATTAAGGCAAGATCTCTATCAGTCAAGATTACTTGAGGACAATTATCCTGCTTGATAAACAActgtttcaacttatccaatacCCAACAAAAAGTCTTTGTCTGCTCAGATTCCATATAGGCAAATGCAACAGCAAATGTTAATTTAGTTGATGTCATACCAACTATTTCAAACAACGGTTGCctgtacttgtttgtcttgtatgtgcagtccataatcaatacaataggaaacatattcaacaacttcaCTGATTCTGGATGTGTCCAAAAAATATTTCTCACAACTTCTGACTCATCCTTTTTCCTACTCCAGTAAACATAACCTGATTCTTCAACCAACTTGAGCAATTGTTGCATTTCTGTTCTAGGACCCCTTATGTATTTTTGTATCTTACtcttatgtttgtatatttgcgtGATCCGAGTGACATTCTCCGGGTCACGCTCTTGCAATGACAATAATATGTGTCTTGGTGGAACATGGCATTTTGTCAAATCAACAATATGTTGCTTATCATCTGTATTTAGTCGACTTACGAAAGCATGACCTTCAAATCTATCAGGTAAGCCGTGGTTGTGTACTCCGCATTTTACATCGATCTTCCATCCAGAACCATCTTTCGACGGTGTTGACCTAATTTTGAAAGGACAACCACATCTCTTACTAGCACTTTGGGTTTCGCTAtctgtttttttgtattttccacCTCTATCACAACCAAATACTAATTTATCACTTCTTCCTCGCTTGCCTGTTTTGATATCTGAACGAGCTATTATAACTGTCACTTTATTCCTGATTCCAACGTCCTTAATCCAACTTATCGCCTCTTCTCTTGTAGCAAATTTTTGACCAGTTACAAAAACATCAGTTGTATCCACACATGTTTGAGTTACATCGCATTTCTTCAAAGGAGGATCCACacctaaatatatataattaatttagtttaatatataattaaaaaaattaaaaaattaaaattaaagtaatttaaaaaaaaaacgaaaaaaattttgaaaaacaagaaCCGGAATACCCACAAAGGGGATATCCGGTTGGGACACACAACAAACCGGAATACCCATccctgggatatccggttgatgaaagttgaaaaaaaaaaaaccggATCACCCACCCTTGGGTTGTCCGCTTTTTTATTACACTAACCGGAATACTGCATGTTTGGTTATCCGGTTCAGGCAACGTAACAGTCTCCAAGTCTCTCCCCACCGTCCGTACAAACAGTaacaatgaaaaaataaaaaataaaaataaaaagttaaaagtaaaaaaggataaaattggaattttaaaaaaattgtaggggtattggaATAAACGTAGGGGTACGGGGTATAGTTTTCTTGATaggttattgttttttttttattgataatattttttccatataaaacttagtttattttaattgagTATTTGTTTATGCATCCCACACCAATAATCCCACATTTAGTAGAACCTAAGATTTTTAACTTTTCAAATAAACGACCAAATATGATATTGAAACACGGTTTTACAATTGTCGTGATTTTCAAATGTTAGACCCAAAAACACATGGATTATCATATCATGAGTTTTTTTCATGTCGATGGTGTCATGTCTATAGTCTCATTGAACAAATATAATTTTGatcaacaaaataataaaatattattattttgaataagttcccaattttcattttttttaaatccttttatttagaaaatttaattatttaacaatattatatttaattttttccttataattgaatatatttattcttaCATTTTCAGTTCTACTTTCATAACTTTATCTTTTTACTTTTAATTCTAAACTCAATTTTACTCGCAATTTTAACCTCACAATTTCATGTCTTTTGTTAGGTTTTATGcatatttatgaaaaatatatgaatcaagttattaatttgtaaaataaatatattaatgttgcaaaaaaaatataaacaaaagatatGATAAATTGTAAAACCAAATTTAAattctagaattttttttaaaaaaatgtttaatattAAATGACATTGTGAAAGAAATAGGTGAGAGTGaagttatgaaaaaaataaaataataaagttggTGGGGAATAAATTCTAGAGTTCAAAATGAGATCgttatttttgtttttccatAAATAAACGGATAAAAGATGATTATTCATTGACGTGCTGATTACTCTTTAAAAAGATATAAAGTTGTTGAGAtggattttcttttttaaaacactttatcaattattaattatttttcaaaaaactttcacattattttattttaattttataaaaagaattGGATTGGAGTCCAACACAAGTTTTTCTATTGTGcccttttgttaatattttttttttggaaatatttgcttaaataacaagaaaagaaaaaacaagcccaaaaattattaaaaaaaattaataaagtcTCACCAAATTGACCTTGTACGATAGATTTTATGCAAATACTTATAAATCATCTAGAGCAACCATATTAACTCGTTCCTCTTCGAAACAAGGCTTCGTTGAAACCTCCCACTTGTCGCATGTACTAAAAAGCTTTATATGTTTCTAGATTTCTTGAGAAAGAAtaggaaaaaaaagattcactatCATTACTAGAATCAGAGGTTCTCTCATAACTCTTAAACATTCCTATTTTGAGAAGCTTGTAGTCGATTGTTTTGTTAACTTGCCAGGCGTGTTTCATGCAATATTCATATAATTTCGTAATTCTCTACCATCAGAAGGTTCAATCATGTTACCCCTCTTATCTAACTCCCTAATAATCTCTACTTTCGAGAAAAAAAAGAAGGGTGAAGAAAGGGGAAAATAGGTTATacatgtttacaaggaaagagaATGAAATTAAACTTGAGAAAGTTTGAGTGCAACTATCCCtgttaattgaaaactttaagaTAACATAAATGGAAAATGAGTTATAATCCTAGTCTTATAGGATCAAGAACCTAGGTCGCATAGGCCATTATTTCCTCCCCTAGGTGCGCACCAACGGTTGCAAGGCGAACCTTCACATGTCTCCCTTCCTAACACATGTGAGGGAACCAAGGGTCTTTAACTGACCTAACTTCCCAAGACTGGCCCATCGTAAGGAACATTTAATGTTGCACACGCTTACCTAAGTGAAATTTTAGGAACTCGTCCCAAACTTCACTTAAGGGACCCGTAAAATCTTTAAGATGGAAGTATGCTTGAATTATATCACTTCAACCTTCTCAAGACATTGTGTTTGAGGGACTATGGTCTGTAACATTTTTATTATGCCTAAAAAGGGATAATCCATGCATGTTGCGCAACTATGCCGTTCCTTAATCTATCTTGCCTATCAGTCATAGTTCTTaaaattcagagatgcatcttcggatTATGCAAAACAAAACGTTGGAAAattctggagatgcatctccgtaagtTTCTACAACTCAGAAACATGTTTATGTCGGAAATGCACTCCATGAAAATATCTAGTTTTAAGACTACACTCTTAACAAAAATAACAACTTCACAAAACCAGTTTTacaattttctctcttttctctcttcttcttcttcttcttattttttcaTCTTTCTTGAAAACCCTTTTCTTCCAACAAATTGGTTTCACATAGCTCATGTTGCAATTCAGATAGAAACTATAATGATAAACAAAAACACATCATAAATGCAATTTCCAACGAATCTACCGGTTTTCAAAGGTGAGAACTACGAGAGGTGGGTTGCGCAAATGAAGGTTATCTTTAGATTTTAAGATGTGTCTGAAATCGTGAATGATGGAGTATCGGCATTGGAAATAAATGTAGATGATGAAAAAAGGTTGCACACAAGGATAAAAGGAAGAAGATAGAAAAAATATGTTCTTGATTCACCAATGAGGGGATCCTAACGTGTTCGAGAAGATTATTGAAGAAGAAAAGTCAAAAGGAGCAAGGAACAAGTTAAGGAACTTGTACATCAGAGATTAAAAGATGAGAAAGGTGAAATTATAGATGTTGAGAAACCAATTCGAGATGACTCGGATGAAGGAATATGAATCAGTCTCGAAATACTTTTCATGTGTGGTGCTGGTAATGAACTAGTTGAAGGCATGTGGTGAATCAACCAATAATTTGCAGAAGATTGCTAAAGTTATGATATCTATGACTACAAATTTTGATTACATTGTATTGTCAATTGAAAATTCCAAAAATCTAGCTGAGATGAAGTTGGAAGAACTTCAAGCTTCATTAGAGGCTCATGAGATGAGGCTGAAGTAGAGGGACTCAGAAAGGGAGAAGGTGGTTGAATAGGAAATACAAGCAAGATTCATCAAGAAATCTAGAACAAAGAAAGCAAAACATTGAAAGAATCTTGCTAATGATGAGAAGTCAAGCAAGAATTCAAAGAATCACTATGATTCAACCAAGAAAGACATGGGCAACAAGTATTATGGGAATAAATTTGACATGAAGAAGGTGCAGTGTTACAACTGTCAAGGATTTggtcattattttcaagactatCGAAGAAATAAGGAAGTACGAGCAAAATATAATGATGGTGTAGTATGCACATGCTAGAGATAATTATTCTCATGATGTGCTACTAATGGCAAATACCTAGTAGAGCAATGAGCAAACCAACATGTGGTACCTAGATTCAGGATGCAACAACCACGTGACTGGAAATAAATCCTAGTTCACCAAGTTGGATGAATCAGTCAAGAAAGTGATCAAATTTGCAGATGGCAGAAAGTTCACATTAGGTGGAAAAGGAAACATATATGTGGTTAGAAAGAATGGTCAAAAAGCTAGCCTCGCGAATGTGTTGTATGTACCGTTTATAACAAGTAACTTGATAATCATAGGTCAATTACTTGCCAAAGGGTACAACATGAAGCTAGAAAAGAAGCAGATGAAGGCATATGATGGTGGTGAAAAGTTGATTTTGAAAGCACCGTTGGCAGATAATAAGACCTTCAAAGTAAAGATCAACGCGGTTGATCACAAGTGTCTTGCTTCgattagagaagaagaaaataattggCTATGGCATCACATGCATGGACATATAAACTTCAGAATTTAGGAATGCCCAACCAGAATAAAATGGTGTATAGCTTACCTTAGGTGAAGGAACCAATTCATGTGTGTGAGAAATGTTGCAAAGTGAAGCAGGATAGGAAAGAATTCAAGCATGACTTGCCAATGAGGTCGAAGGAAAAGTTGGATCCAGTTCACCctgatgtgtgtggacctttTGAAGTAAGATCGAATTGAGGTAACTATTATTTTCTAACTTTCATAGATGAATTCACTAGATATATGAGGATTTACCATATTGAAATGAAGACTGGGGTAGTCATACAAATCAAGAAGTTTAAGTTGCATGTCGAGAAGCAAAGTGGACGCAAGCTGAAGAATCTGATAACTGATGGTGGTGGTGAATACACTTCTCAAGAATTTGGTAGATTTTGCAATGAGGAAGGTATAGACACCTCAACACAATGGTATAGCTTAACAAAAGAACTGAAGTATATTGAACATGACAAGGAACATGTTGAAAGCTAAAGATATGCCAAAGATATTTTAGGGTGAAACAACTTCGACAACATTATACATTCTAAACAGATGTCCAACAAAAAAGATGGTCGAGAAGACACCTTATGATGCTTGGACAGGACATAAGCCAAATGCCACTCATCTTAGAGTTTTTGGATCAATGAGTTTCAAGCATGTTCCTAAACAATTGAGGAAGAAACTAGATGATCAAAGTCAAACCATGGTGCTCCTAGGTTATCATTCAACTGGTGCAcataagttgtattcttcatacGATGATAAAATAATGATAAGTAGAGATGTTTTGGTAGATGAAAGCAAATGGTGGAACTAGACTCAGGAGTCAGTTCGAAAGAAATCAAATACATACATAActatatttgaagaagaagatcaacatAATGAAGCCACACTCATGAGGGAGAACTATTTGAGAAAAATGTTAGAAGATCGACTAGAACGAGAAATGAGTGAATAAGGCTAGTTAGATATGAGAGATTTCTAAATCAAACCTTCGATGCAGATGATGACTTAATAGAAGAAGCAATACTGATGGTTGAAGAAGAACCAGTTAGTTTGGATCAAGCCATGAATGACTTGTGTGaatccatgaaagaagaactcaaAGCAATCGAGAAGAAAAAAACCTGAGAGCTAGTCAAAATAGCTAGCAAGAAgccaattgatgtgaagtgggtttATAAGTTGAAGCGAAGGCCAAAAACTGGAATTGCCAAGCATAAGGAAAAACTAGTGGTGAcagttttctctcttcttcgtcttcttcttctctcaTCTTTCTTGAAAACACTTTTGTTCCAACATAAATGTGTTTGTGATGCGTCCAAAAAGGCATTTTCAAAATCTGGGAATATATATTTAGGGTGCCTTACGCAATTCCCTTAAACATTATCTTGATGAGATAATTTCAATTGTTAcgtactgtaacacccttctaaatccccgcggaaaaatataatatattcagagtaataacacatcaaggatgctacaattattaaataaataaaaacatcaagtcgattgtcatgctttattagaaattaaccaatatcaaacatgtgtttagcacagcggaacttaattcagcagtattaggaaacatctccacacaaatactcaatacataaatccatagccataatggcaacaatgtataacaagtaacgctaagactaatcgatcccagtgttacaaatcagagcatgactcgacacgaactacgggctagcctacaagctatcttcacccaatcaagacgccgctacatccttaatctgaaatcatcaaagtaagggtgagtttcattcgaattaataaccattatgcagtcataagcaataaaatctcatagcaattatcatccactcaaacatacatataatcggagtcatcacaacaagcaaacatcaattcaacaatattggccatcagcccacaactcatcaatttcatcaatgatcaagttatattaacaacaactccttaatacatcaatcacataaacacaccaaggcataacactggatttcatccaatcatgttataaccaatgcatatgattcaactgacactatgcatgtggtaccaaaattcgtgaatcacattcacaggacttctctctttgatactgccctctagtcgctcacaccccacatgggcacacgactactgcctcatcgctcacaccccacatgggcacacgatcgctaatctccgcacaatgggaattagccttccaatgcaaatgatttatgaataatgcacacatgacacatacttatatcatcaccaatccgatgcttaacatcgcttcatTTCATCTTACCAACAtcatcacaacaagtatgtacatgtccaagcatcattcaatcattcacacacattcatcacaaatcaacatattaatattaacaacatattaatattcacaaatcagCAATCCTCATCACAATCAtgcatcgttacatctatcatcattacacacaaTGTAATAAGTTGCCAAAATCACCCAACAGTATAATCACAAAAACATGTATTATTTACGACATGTCATATAACAACATCACTcattggatatcataatcccatcaccaacataaatacatgcaccaatagtcatatatatatataagcacatatacatacacCATATTTCCATTCATCAACaatttaaatcgagttttaaaaataaagtcggccactgcccattttatcactttatcaaataaagcatctaattagcttcgcaacgcccaaaacggcacataaatcggatactcggatcaaaagttatgggtttttaaagttaaaacattttttagaaaaaatgctgcagaacccgggttgtccctacatgggaaccggttcctggctgcttcccaaaacacgcctctgatttttactatggggaaccgggttgtcccacatgggaaccggttcctacgtacctgcacagccaaattcaccattttgacagcatttaccctatcccatttccccaatttcatgtACATACGAACATGGCACACAAATACCATTAAttttcacataatcacacatttcagacaagttttatccaagtattaacagcatatatcatgagtattaacagaatcatgtaattcatacaaattcatcaaaacctaacaaattcccaaacccgacacgtacgattgaattagacaacaatcctaatcaatcatactacctacaatcgcataaggatcactaacccgaagaatccccccttacctcagagtcgaatcttcgaaggtcttcttcccctttggctcttctctctttcacgtgttcttcctttctcagagtctgtctccttttcttctcctcctcttttcccaatttcttttattttatgaaaactaaaataaaatattataatgggcttgctaagctaacacccccttactgctaaccaccactctaggcccaatgccaatatttcatcattttccaaataattcccaaaaattattaattctaataatttaattaaaaataataattaaattaataaataagaattaacggggtgttacaactctcccccactaaaagagttttcgtcctcgaaaacatacttcaagtgaaaagtcccagataagagtccttcatttgactctcccattctccgttaacaccttcttagtcgagtctcaaaattcatctgacataaccaacataagcatatctcatgcattcaatctcagttcttacgttgcatttgaccatccccaggtgtaccactcgctataactccaacggttaacaacaatgaaacttcgaggtgcgatccatacaatacgctcaataactgaataatacaattacacaatccatggtatgatcacaactgatcaacactgtagtaatggattccatttacccacgtaccaaccttaggcacactcttccaattgagcgataaagtaatacttacacttactcaaagcaaattcccgagttacttcatctattaaaaacattcccactatcggaacaagtacacatcagtagttataattacatagctcatcatcctcaatataccattgcttacaagatagctcaactgagtcccgctctccactaagaatcaaattAACTTCGTCCTTCGCAGAGTATAATCCTTCATCATATTT encodes:
- the LOC131598511 gene encoding protein MAIN-LIKE 1-like; translated protein: MGFPVLLALSRITHPWVVRRRGGAIAGMRQRGRQRREADGEGQQGAAPEVGPQHPAFPGGPTDTSLLVRYQRHVACHLWLGEERRPKPTLKVAAHGSKLIGWVPAMLPRQMENWLVASGLSSLQHTSLARVDTHLLSAFVERWHPETSSFHMPFGEMTITLDDVSCLLHVPIRGQLVDPDVVVTDYDAIHLAVELFGVSLSDATTEASAVRGPYYKMDWLKQVFEQQRAANNFTGAMRAYMMLLLGCTILADKTFTLVEAKYLPLLRDLDTCGSYCWGAAALVTLYRYLGDASFYSCKQLGSYASLLQCWIHEYFPTVGKRGTSELCGIDSPMARAMKWEYRQGTQKVADIRAVLDQLTPHDIVWRPFEDHRVHRPFDDICLYRGGLKWFGTVVLYLPDRCLRQFGYRQYIPTAPSNVDILDVDVEWATYMQSVLQVTRSHDDPPAAFATMPYETDDDYLPWYYTVSHPRLRAPQDDEPMEVPVPVYDEGPSDPRLSYISHELHHYLQRHQAVPEDEQFLEIFRALRLAQGGPLHREGPITYDNESD